In Thermoanaerobaculales bacterium, one DNA window encodes the following:
- the hisS gene encoding histidine--tRNA ligase produces MIQKVRGTRDILPPESRLWVEVEAVAQRVFGGFGYQEIRLPLLEPTELFVRSVGEATDIVGKEMYTFADRKGRSLTLRPEGTASVARAFIENGLAQRPSPLRLSYLGPMFRYEKMQRGRYRQFAQIGIELLGAATPEADVEVVLALHTFLAELGFDDLVTVLNNLGDPEDRPRFIEQLLGELGPHRDELCADCRRRWEANPLRILDCKVPRCRELVAGTTPVAEVVSEDARRHVDAVEAMLRELGVEVRRAPRLVRGLDYYLRTVFEVVSPELGEDTVICGGGRYDRLISDLGGPQVAGVGFAIGEDRLIEVLPEAFREQVMGRRPVAVLPLGGGAAAPALAIVRALAVRGIAAQAEVTGRSLKASLKWAAKLGARTVVIVGGDELAAGVVVVRDLDQGEQQAVPIAEVADRVQRMGGA; encoded by the coding sequence CCGCCCGAGTCACGGCTGTGGGTGGAGGTCGAGGCCGTCGCCCAGCGCGTGTTCGGCGGCTTCGGCTACCAGGAGATCCGGCTGCCGCTGCTCGAGCCGACCGAGCTCTTCGTGCGCTCGGTCGGCGAGGCGACCGACATCGTCGGCAAGGAGATGTACACCTTCGCGGACCGCAAGGGCCGGTCGCTGACCCTGCGCCCCGAGGGCACCGCCTCGGTGGCGCGGGCGTTCATCGAGAACGGCCTCGCCCAGCGGCCGAGCCCGCTCCGGCTGAGCTACCTGGGGCCGATGTTCCGCTACGAGAAGATGCAGCGCGGCCGCTACCGCCAGTTCGCCCAGATCGGCATCGAGCTGCTCGGGGCGGCGACCCCGGAGGCGGACGTCGAGGTGGTGCTGGCCCTCCACACCTTCCTCGCCGAGCTCGGCTTCGACGACCTGGTGACGGTGCTCAACAACCTCGGCGACCCCGAGGACCGCCCCCGGTTCATCGAGCAGCTGCTGGGCGAGCTCGGGCCGCACCGCGACGAGCTGTGTGCCGACTGCCGGCGGCGCTGGGAGGCCAACCCGCTGCGCATTCTCGACTGCAAGGTGCCTCGCTGCCGCGAGCTGGTGGCCGGGACGACGCCGGTCGCCGAGGTCGTGTCGGAGGACGCGCGGCGGCACGTCGACGCCGTGGAGGCGATGCTGCGCGAGCTCGGCGTCGAGGTGCGGCGGGCGCCGCGCCTGGTGCGGGGGCTCGACTACTACCTGCGGACGGTGTTCGAGGTGGTGTCGCCCGAGCTCGGCGAGGACACCGTGATCTGCGGCGGCGGCCGCTACGACCGGCTGATCTCGGACCTCGGCGGCCCGCAGGTGGCGGGCGTCGGTTTCGCGATCGGCGAGGACCGCCTGATCGAGGTGCTGCCGGAAGCGTTCCGGGAGCAGGTCATGGGACGGCGGCCGGTGGCGGTGCTGCCGCTGGGGGGCGGCGCGGCGGCGCCCGCCCTCGCGATCGTGCGCGCGCTGGCCGTGCGCGGGATCGCCGCTCAGGCCGAGGTGACCGGGCGGTCGCTCAAGGCGAGCCTCAAGTGGGCCGCCAAGCTGGGCGCCCGGACGGTGGTGATCGTCGGCGGTGATGAGCTGGCCGCGGGCGTGGTCGTGGTGCGCGACCTCGACCAGGGCGAGCAGCAGGCGGTGCCGATCGCGGAGGTCGCCGACCGCGTCCAGCGGATGGGAGGAGCATGA
- the aspS gene encoding aspartate--tRNA ligase, with amino-acid sequence MASSAWARPWCGHLGVSDLGRAVELVGWVRRRRDLGGLVFADLRDRSGIVQLVFEDALLRDGERLSAEDVIRVRGVVRRRAAGQANPELATGEIEVAVAALELLTESETPPFLVEDESNASEELRLTHRYLDLRRPEMMANLVLRHRVVAATRRYFDEMGFIEVETPILTRSTPEGARDFLVPSRLHRGACYALPQSPQLFKQLLQVAGLGRYLQIARCFRDEDLRADRQLEFTQIDVEASFIEEEDIFALVEGLFARIFPLVGIEPPAAFPRLTYRDAMERFGSDRPDTRFGLELVELAPLCAGCGFRVLEEAAATGRVKGLVLPGGAALSRGQLDALAEVVAPHGARGVLWFKRGADGVASPAKKALGEDGVRRFLDAAGAGEGDLLLAVGAPEKVALSSLGALRLHLARGHSLIDQRRHDFLWVTAFPLLEWSEEDRRYYAMHHPFTSPLPEDVALLDSAPGSVRARAYDVVLDGVELGGGSIRIHDGALQRAMFRALGIDDAEAAARFGFLLEAFRYGVPPHGGIALGLDRLVMLMAGRDSIRDVIAFPKTTSGSCLMTAAPSPVDDAQLAELGLARRE; translated from the coding sequence ATGGCATCGAGTGCCTGGGCCCGGCCCTGGTGCGGGCACCTCGGCGTCTCCGACCTCGGGCGGGCCGTCGAGCTGGTCGGCTGGGTGCGCCGGCGCCGCGACCTGGGAGGCTTGGTGTTCGCCGACCTGCGCGACCGTTCCGGCATCGTCCAGCTGGTGTTCGAGGACGCACTGCTGCGCGACGGCGAGCGGCTGTCGGCCGAGGACGTGATCCGGGTCCGCGGGGTGGTGCGCAGGCGCGCCGCGGGGCAGGCCAACCCCGAGCTCGCCACCGGCGAGATCGAGGTGGCGGTGGCCGCGCTCGAGCTGCTGACCGAGTCCGAGACCCCGCCCTTCCTGGTCGAGGACGAGTCGAACGCCTCCGAGGAGCTGCGCCTGACCCACCGCTACCTCGACCTGCGCCGGCCGGAGATGATGGCCAACCTGGTGCTGCGCCACCGGGTGGTCGCCGCGACGCGCCGGTACTTCGACGAGATGGGGTTCATCGAGGTCGAGACCCCGATCCTGACCCGCTCGACGCCGGAGGGCGCGCGCGACTTCCTGGTCCCGTCGCGGCTCCACCGCGGCGCCTGCTACGCGCTGCCCCAGTCGCCGCAGCTGTTCAAGCAGCTGCTCCAGGTGGCCGGCCTCGGCCGCTACCTCCAGATCGCGCGCTGCTTCCGCGACGAGGACCTGCGCGCCGACCGCCAGCTCGAGTTCACCCAGATCGACGTCGAGGCCTCGTTCATCGAGGAGGAGGACATCTTCGCCCTCGTCGAGGGCCTGTTCGCGCGGATCTTTCCGCTGGTCGGGATCGAGCCCCCGGCGGCCTTTCCCCGCCTCACCTACCGCGACGCCATGGAGCGCTTCGGCAGCGATCGCCCGGACACCCGGTTCGGCCTCGAGCTGGTCGAGCTGGCGCCGTTGTGCGCAGGCTGCGGCTTCCGGGTGCTCGAGGAGGCGGCGGCCACCGGCCGGGTCAAGGGCCTGGTGCTGCCCGGCGGCGCCGCCCTGTCGCGCGGCCAGCTCGACGCCCTCGCCGAGGTGGTGGCGCCCCATGGCGCGCGCGGCGTGCTGTGGTTCAAGCGCGGCGCCGACGGCGTCGCGTCGCCGGCCAAGAAGGCGCTCGGCGAGGACGGCGTCCGCCGCTTCCTGGACGCCGCCGGCGCAGGCGAGGGCGACCTCCTGCTGGCGGTCGGCGCGCCCGAGAAGGTGGCGCTTTCGAGCCTGGGCGCGTTGCGCCTCCACCTCGCCCGCGGGCACTCCCTCATCGACCAGCGCCGCCACGACTTCCTGTGGGTGACCGCCTTCCCGCTGCTCGAGTGGAGCGAGGAGGACCGCCGCTACTACGCGATGCACCACCCGTTCACGTCGCCGCTCCCCGAGGATGTCGCGCTGCTCGACAGCGCACCGGGCTCGGTGCGGGCGCGCGCCTACGACGTGGTGCTCGACGGCGTCGAGCTCGGCGGCGGCTCGATCCGGATCCACGACGGGGCGCTGCAGCGGGCGATGTTCAGGGCGCTCGGCATCGACGATGCCGAGGCTGCCGCGCGCTTCGGCTTCCTGCTCGAGGCCTTCCGCTACGGGGTGCCGCCCCACGGCGGGATCGCGCTCGGGCTCGACCGGCTGGTGATGCTGATGGCGGGGCGGGACTCGATCCGGGACGTCATCGCCTTCCCCAAGACCACCTCGGGCTCGTGCCTGATGACCGCGGCGCCGTCGCCGGTCGACGACGCCCAGCTCGCCGAGCTCGGCCTCGCGCGGCGGGAGTGA
- a CDS encoding type II toxin-antitoxin system HicA family toxin — MKVRDAVRMLKAHGWHLARTRGSHRQYKHQERPGLVTVPGKPGDELAAGTLRSILKQAGLKP; from the coding sequence GTGAAGGTCCGGGACGCTGTCCGCATGCTCAAGGCACATGGATGGCATCTCGCTCGGACACGGGGCAGCCACCGCCAGTACAAGCACCAGGAGAGGCCGGGGCTGGTGACTGTGCCAGGGAAGCCGGGCGACGAGTTGGCTGCTGGAACGCTGCGCAGTATCCTCAAGCAAGCGGGGTTGAAGCCATGA
- a CDS encoding type II toxin-antitoxin system HicB family antitoxin, with product MRYLIVIEPTSTGYSAYSPDLEGCVATGATRDEVERNMRGAIEFHIDGLQADGLEVPEPRSSSAYVELEAERCG from the coding sequence ATGAGATACCTCATCGTGATCGAGCCGACCTCGACCGGCTACTCGGCGTATTCACCGGATCTCGAGGGGTGTGTCGCGACCGGTGCGACCCGCGACGAGGTGGAGCGGAACATGCGCGGGGCAATTGAGTTCCACATCGACGGGCTCCAGGCCGATGGACTCGAAGTGCCGGAGCCGCGGTCGAGCTCGGCGTACGTGGAGCTCGAGGCCGAGCGCTGCGGCTGA
- the thrS gene encoding threonine--tRNA ligase, with protein sequence MKATIRVKLPDGSERDVPVGTTVLEAAASIGPRLARDTVAGLVNGQLVDLRTPLGQDAELRIVTGKDPEGGEVIRHSAEHVLAEAVKRLWPGTPIDAGRQDHTEKYQYDFRFPRPFTPEDFPRIEEEMRRIIAEDVAFERIETDREAAQAVMRERGEDLKLVRLADIPEGETITLYRSGGFVDLCRGPHVQRTSQIGAVRLLESSGAYFKGDERNEMLQRIYGTAFASQQELDAYFARLEEARRRDHRRIGRELDLFSFHAEAPASPFFHPRGAVVYNALIDLMREKYRHYGYEEVITPQIFSADLWRRSGHWDNYRDDMFYADGYELAGERTSSVKPMNCPSHCVLYGTRAHSYRDLPRRIADFGRLHRYERSGVVTGLTRVRSFSQDDAHIFCTPEQIEAEVTSLFDFIFEVYGLFGFGNVAVKLATRPAKAIGEEAVWRHAERVLAACLDARDEVDYTLNPGEGAFYGPKIDFDVLDAIGRSWQLATIQLDFNLPERFDLSYVDSAGVSRRPVMIHRAILGSLERFFGVMLEHFAGDLPPWLAPEQARVLPITDAVVGYAESVAQELRQRGLRVDVDRRSEKLGYKIRDGETMKVPYLLVVGQREADERTVSLRLRHRRDEGVQPLAAVVERIAGAARARSLTL encoded by the coding sequence ATGAAAGCCACGATTCGAGTCAAGCTGCCGGACGGGAGCGAGCGCGACGTCCCGGTGGGGACAACGGTCCTCGAAGCGGCCGCGTCGATCGGCCCGCGGCTGGCCCGCGACACCGTCGCCGGCCTGGTCAACGGCCAGCTCGTCGACCTGCGGACTCCGCTCGGCCAGGACGCGGAGCTGCGCATCGTCACCGGCAAGGACCCGGAGGGCGGCGAGGTCATCCGCCACTCCGCCGAGCACGTGCTGGCGGAGGCGGTCAAGCGGCTGTGGCCGGGCACCCCGATCGACGCCGGCCGCCAGGACCACACCGAGAAGTACCAGTACGACTTCCGCTTCCCGCGGCCGTTCACGCCCGAGGACTTCCCGCGCATCGAGGAGGAGATGCGCCGGATCATCGCCGAGGACGTCGCCTTCGAGCGCATCGAGACCGATCGCGAGGCCGCGCAGGCGGTGATGCGGGAGCGCGGCGAGGATCTCAAGCTGGTCCGGCTCGCCGACATCCCGGAGGGCGAGACCATCACGCTGTACCGCAGCGGCGGCTTCGTCGACCTGTGCCGCGGCCCGCACGTGCAGCGGACCTCCCAGATCGGGGCGGTCCGGCTGCTCGAGTCCTCCGGCGCCTACTTCAAGGGCGACGAGCGCAACGAGATGCTGCAGCGCATCTACGGCACTGCGTTCGCGAGCCAGCAGGAGCTCGACGCCTACTTCGCGCGGCTCGAGGAGGCGCGCCGCCGCGATCACCGCCGGATCGGCCGCGAGCTCGACTTGTTCTCGTTCCACGCCGAGGCGCCGGCCAGCCCCTTCTTCCACCCGCGGGGCGCCGTCGTCTACAACGCGCTGATCGACCTGATGCGGGAGAAGTACCGGCACTACGGCTACGAGGAGGTGATCACGCCCCAGATCTTCAGCGCCGATCTGTGGCGGCGGTCCGGGCACTGGGACAACTACCGCGACGACATGTTCTACGCCGACGGCTACGAGCTGGCGGGCGAGCGGACCAGCAGTGTCAAGCCGATGAACTGCCCGTCCCACTGCGTGCTCTACGGCACTCGCGCCCACTCCTACCGCGACTTGCCGCGGCGGATCGCCGACTTCGGCCGCCTCCACCGCTACGAGCGCTCGGGAGTGGTGACCGGCCTGACCCGGGTCCGCAGCTTCTCCCAGGACGACGCCCACATCTTCTGCACCCCCGAGCAGATCGAGGCCGAGGTCACCTCGCTCTTCGACTTCATCTTCGAGGTCTACGGGCTGTTCGGCTTCGGCAACGTCGCGGTCAAGCTGGCGACCCGGCCGGCCAAGGCGATCGGCGAGGAGGCGGTCTGGAGGCACGCGGAGCGGGTGCTGGCCGCCTGCCTCGACGCCCGCGACGAGGTCGACTACACGTTGAACCCGGGCGAGGGCGCGTTCTACGGCCCCAAGATCGACTTCGACGTCCTGGACGCGATCGGCCGCAGCTGGCAGCTCGCCACCATCCAGCTCGACTTCAACCTGCCGGAGCGCTTCGACCTCAGCTACGTCGACTCGGCCGGCGTCTCGCGCCGGCCGGTGATGATCCACCGCGCCATCCTCGGCTCGCTCGAGCGCTTCTTCGGGGTGATGCTCGAGCACTTCGCCGGCGACCTGCCGCCGTGGCTGGCGCCGGAGCAGGCGCGGGTGCTGCCGATCACCGATGCGGTCGTCGGCTACGCCGAGTCGGTGGCGCAGGAGCTGAGGCAGCGCGGGCTGCGGGTCGACGTCGACCGCCGCTCGGAGAAGCTCGGGTACAAGATCCGGGACGGCGAGACCATGAAGGTTCCCTACCTGCTGGTGGTCGGCCAGCGGGAGGCTGACGAGCGCACCGTCTCCCTGCGGCTGCGCCACCGTCGCGACGAGGGCGTCCAACCTCTCGCAGCGGTGGTGGAGCGGATTGCGGGCGCGGCGCGCGCACGTTCATTGACGCTGTGA
- the rpmI gene encoding 50S ribosomal protein L35 — translation MPKMKTHRGAAKRVKKTASGKLKRSRAYHSHILEKKSTKRKRRLRSSALVSPSDAKVLTRMLSGAK, via the coding sequence ATGCCGAAGATGAAGACCCACCGCGGTGCGGCCAAGCGGGTCAAGAAGACCGCGAGCGGCAAGCTGAAGCGGAGCCGCGCCTACCACTCCCACATCCTCGAGAAGAAGAGCACCAAGCGCAAGCGCCGCCTGCGCTCCTCGGCCCTGGTGTCGCCGTCCGACGCCAAGGTCCTGACCCGCATGCTGTCGGGCGCGAAGTAG
- the rplT gene encoding 50S ribosomal protein L20 gives MRVARSTHRKDRRSKILKRAEGYWGGKSRLHRIAKQAVDKAQLSAYRDRRQRKRTFRRLWIARINAAARDNGTTYSALIAGLKSAGCTLDRKVLADLAARDPKAFGQLVELARSAGAAAGS, from the coding sequence ATGAGAGTTGCACGCTCGACGCACCGCAAGGACCGCCGATCCAAGATCCTCAAGCGAGCCGAGGGCTACTGGGGAGGCAAGTCCCGCCTGCACCGGATCGCCAAGCAGGCGGTGGACAAGGCACAGCTGTCCGCCTACCGCGACCGCCGGCAGCGCAAGCGGACGTTCCGGCGGCTGTGGATCGCCCGCATCAACGCCGCCGCCCGCGACAACGGCACCACCTACAGCGCGCTGATCGCCGGGCTGAAGAGCGCCGGCTGCACGCTCGACCGCAAGGTGCTCGCCGACCTCGCGGCGCGCGACCCCAAGGCCTTCGGCCAGCTGGTCGAGCTGGCTCGCTCTGCCGGAGCCGCCGCCGGAAGCTGA